In Trichoplusia ni isolate ovarian cell line Hi5 chromosome 13, tn1, whole genome shotgun sequence, the genomic window ttgcaccaaagctttttttttaaaacatcatcCTCCAtcagttcttctccataggaatgacatatTGGAAACGCGCAACAACTTACTATAACGCtataaaagtgcctggaaaacggcctatttgaaacaaaaacttccCGATTTTTTGGAAAAACTATCTGATTTCTTCTGCTGTTCTGTTCTAGCTTTGGAACACGCAGCATAAAAGAGAAGAGGTGACGACAGCGATAAAAGAAGTCTTGAACAAGACTGGACTTGACTATGTTGACCTGTTCCTAATACACTGGCCCATTGGACTCAATGTGAGTACCTACCTTATATCTTGGGTCCTGTAGCTGCtttcgactggcctgttggtctagtggttagtgaccctgactgctatacctgaggtcgtggtttcgattcccacccaggataagAGTTTGTGTCATGAGCATGATAATTTTTTCTGCGTGTGTGTAATTTTTctgttatatgtatatatttagaaatatatttgtttgtttatcagttgtctagtactcatacaagctttgcttggtTTGACGCTAGATCCACGTTTGCGTGAATCCGTGTTTGAATCATTGtaaaatcccccgcgacacaaagattaaatttcgtaaagcgatgttttttttttcataaaattaaatttaatgaagaaaatcgatattatggttttaatttgaaaatgcgAAAAAGGTTTCAATCCTGTTTCGAATTCGATTTGAGCGAATTATCTCTGACGCGTTTAGCAAATACCGATTATGTTGTGTTCACGATAAGGTGCAAAATATCTCTAGCAATACATATTGTGTACAATTTCAGGCCGACTACAGTTACTCAGATGTGGACTACATGGAGACGTGGCGCGGGATGGAGGACGTGCAGCGTCTCGGCCTGGCGAAGTCCATCGGACTCTCGAACTTCAACAGGGAGCAGCTGCAGAGGGTCCTCAATGAGGGTTCTGTCAAACCTGTCGCGCTTCAGATTGAGGTATATTATTATCGCGAAGATTTTAGCTTTCATAGTTATAATCCCTTTCTACTTTTTACCCCTCGAGAATTATTTATTGGTCCTTTTTAGACTTTTGTTGCCTTGATCACGAATATATACAAGGGTTACTTTCatgactgtcaaaaatgtttcGTCTAAACGTTAAAGTCACTGTATACGATTTGCCGCGGATTCAATCTGCAAGgaaaagtatttgtgtgatcagcaaatgtttgttctgagtgtTTTCTTGTCtgcaatttgaatgtttgtgaaataccACGCGAAATAATGATTGAATTCCTTGCTGCCtgataaatgcaaaaaaaaagaataattaagtaGTAAAGTATGTAATCATCAACCAACAAGTGTAAATACTATAGTGACTTTGTACCTTGACAATTGCATTAGTCCTCGAAACTTCAATCTTCCAGGTCCATCCACAAATCATTCAGAAAGATCTCATATCCTTCGCCAAATCCGAAGGCATCGTAGTCCTGGGCTACAGTCCGTTCGGGTCGCTGGTGATGCGGTACGGCATACGGTTCCCGGGGCCCAGGATGGACGACCCGGTACTGGTGACCATCGCGCAGAAGTACGGCAAGACGCCAGCGCAGGTCGTGTTGAGATGGGTGGTGAGTATTTCTTCAGTCTCGTGTTCATAATATCAGATCTCTTTTGAATTGGGCTATTGTCTTTATCTGCGGTCTGGGCAAGAATATGGTAGGCGGATGGTGAGTGATGGGTAGCTCACCGCCCGACTAGGATTAGGTCCGTTACAAGAGAGTACAAAGAGATGTCACCAAGTTCAGGGGCCTTAAGGGCTAAAGCCGCGAGCATAGTTGAATTTTAGGCGGTAAATGTCCGATATTCTTCGTTTCAACCCAAAGATTGATTGGCGTctttttaagctagctggagtcCATTCCCTaactggctaccctgagaagaaacctaaaaacaaacttttcaactccagacaatgttgttttttcattttaaggaaACGAATGCGGTGTACTTCCTTCACTGGCCTTTGGAAGAAAGAGCCAGATCAATCTGAGCAAGCCTGTACCATCAAACGGGCCGTATACCCCAATAGCTCATCCTTTTTTTTAAGGGAACTGCACAACCCACAACGATAAATCCAGACCCAGTGGACTATGAAGATTACAGATCAAAGTTACGTCACAGcgaaattgaatataatttgcatattttttaactatatttgtaCTCTTTCCAGGTCGACAGAAACGTAGTCCCACTCCCGAAAACGGTGAACCCCAAGAGACTTGTCGAGAATATCAACATTTTTGACTTCAAACTGACACCTGAAGAAATTGAGAAAATTAACCAATTCAACTCGAACACGCGATATACGCTGCCTTCATTTTGGCAAACACATCCTTATTACCCATTTGAGAAGGTACCTAACCCTATATCTGATCCTTTTAGGGGTTGAAGAGTGAGCGTTTAAGACTGAACTAAAGTTATTTGACAAAATTAGCCTttaagtccgtcagacagatttccgaaaattaatggatacgtatttttcatttaatctcataaattaaaaatgaagggGATAGAGTggtttaaaatctcgtgtgacgtcacttaccagtacgctttttactagcatgTGATGTTACTAGCTCCCActaccaaacattttattatcctgaaaaaaaaaatgaaattgtctGACGGAATACTTAGATTTTTTCAGTCTATCTATACCTACTCTATTCAAAAGGGGTGAATCTGACTCGTGTGTTGAATACATTCAAATTTTGTTATGGTTTGCTACGTTTTTGTAAGTGCGTTTgtttttagtcattttttttgtaattttattgacgATTGAgaatctttttaataatatttgattaattgctatttatttttatttggtttgatatttgattaataaaatctCATTGTGACGTGTTTTCCCTGtctaaattatatatttgtattaaattaatggtTTCATGAGCTATAGGATTAATTTCTACTCGTAGATCAACAGACTGGTAAAATTGTCGCTTTCTAGAGCGATGcaggtttttcttttaaaccccttctgtctgtatgtctgtggtatcatagctcccgaatggattgagcgatttttttttggtttgttttctattaaatttatgacataatataatataaaatataaattacatgttggataaatataaaatctgtataataatataattgctgtgaataaagataaacaatcttgatatatctttttatacaaacaaatattaaataattaaacgactgatatttcagtgttaggtatatttgttttggttatcttcatttttattttacattggtttttagtcgcattttatttttaaactgttttttttatactcacTCAAGATTGtctacctttttttaattactgaaaCAAATTATGCTGTAAAAGTGGTGTATCTTTTCTCCAAGCTTAATATTACGACATACGAAGAAATTGACAACATTATTTAACCCTAGTCATGtcattattatcttattatgatgataaataatttgagaacgtattttaaatatatggtATAATAATTGACGAAAtataacttacttaaaaaaaaattttgacattttatgactgtcactttaaaatataaagtgttAAAATTTTACGCCTCATTCGACACGGCGGAAATTGCtggaaatatgtcaaaaatgATTTCGGTCACGACTTTTAGATGGCTTTGTTTAATCTTGCACATCTAATATCTATGACGAATCATTTGTAAAATCTTTGATTAGTCATTAAGACAGGGAGAAGTAatgataattattgtaattactatattttaatcatatttgtaGTCAGTAAgctaataaatttgtttgataCTTTATGTTATACAGGgtgataagttttgttttagtttttcacCCTGTATAATATAACCTGTATTAAACGTGGAACTGATTTTCTATTATAAGTAAaagacattaataaatattataatcgtacacttagttattttatttttaatgttttttatatggAATAACGACTTAAATCTATTTGTCAagggggatttcacaaatattcaattcgTTTTCGACAAatattcaatactagctgtcccggcgaactacttaccgcctaacagttgatattattattgatattcaatttttctatattttataaccGTTTCAACCTTCCCTGGAGTACTATATAGTCCTCCTCATCGTTTTCCATAACGGCAACCCTTGACAATTCACttcctagcgtgagccctgatgtgactggctagaccgagtttggatctaaacactcGGTCGCAGGCGCTGCACtaaagttgacccgcagaattgagagtaCAGGTGTACGACGGCTTAGGTCCTCTTTTTGGGCTTGGCGCTTTTCGTCTAGCTTCTAGAGCCATGACAAATAAACATGATTGATTGTCTATTTCTATGTaagtcataatatttaaaaataaaacttcaatataaatgtatatatcattttattacacacactcacacatcTACCCCTACACATACATAACGTTTACACTATATATGTAACTATACATGtacaaacaaattattgtgCTTTATTTAACTAATGGCACTTACTCCTTCAAGTACCAAAACGCaacttaagttataattaagTAGCATTTATACAAACGCGAATCCAATTGGTTCAGTGTTTagaaatgtctttattttttcaaagtgACGTGAATTTGACCTATCAGTgcaatattttgatagttttcaACCCCGATGAAAAATGAAGGGTGATGCGAATTTGAAGGatctgtctgtctctctgtctgtGATATCTTAGCTCCCTgagctattttaattttttgttgttgcgAGTATTCTTtagagttaaataaatatcgattgagccgtttaaaagttgCGGGGACTGGGTGAAGGTGGGAAAGGATAACCGAATGTCTGCAAATGTACTCAAGTGGGGACACAAATGAAAgcgcactgaaatagaatattaatgcCTTAATTAAGAGAGTTCTTAGCTTAATTTGCTGAGAAAATTAGTGGTGGGTTATTGCCGGgggataaaaaatatcattttaaatcgactttttatacaaaaagaacGAAACTAATTTGAAATGCCTAACGAATTGAGTATTTATctgtactaaaaaataaaaaaagacagttTTTGTTAATCGGCACAAGCTAATCTTCGGTATGGCTTGACTGATTTAAGTGGGAATTTAACTCATTATTAAGTAGGCGAAGATGACTATATCATTTGAAATCAATAGAAAATTCGTCCCATCCTTCCTTCACTTAAAAGGGGTTTTAACTGACTCAGGTTGTAGACTACCGTCACTTTTAAGTAACGTTTACTTTGCACCTTAAAGTGGTTACAAGGTTACTACAATATTAAGTTGCGTTTGGGTACTTGTCTAACTGTGTCTTAATGCTAACTGTGGTTCAATTTAACTTGATAGTTAACtctgttttagttattttaacaaTGCTGGTTTTAGTGCTAggacgaaaaatattttctatgctAAACtatcaagttatttttaaaccacaGTTAAACATAAAccaagaatttattattaacaatagaaaatagggaaatatctttataaaataaattgtgcaTGCAAGCAATGTTCAAATACAATTGGTCAGAAATATAATTTGCTAGTATTTCTTTTcgataaaagaaaactaaaattctatggaatatttattaaattttaatgtcatgaTCTGAAACTTACTGTTTCAAAAAACATCGAAAATAAATGCAGAATTTTTtagttaacaaaaataagaaaaacgttttgataacagtttttttttgtagtaaaataacaatttaatatttttagaataactaAACATGGATAGTTTAATAGTAACTAtcatgagaatgattcattattaaatgatgcaacggtttactcatgcatcagcccatgattaaggactccggttgggtctgaaactagtcgggctaccccgatacatacgcgtgagtaaaccgttgcatcatttaataatgaacttgGATAGATTAGGAACATAGATTAAGGCCTATCACCGCCTcttaaagcagttttttttgctttattctATAACAAACGCCTagacgtcccactgctgggcacaggcctcttcccgtatagggaaggtttgagcattgatcaccacgctagctcactgcgggcgattacagattccaatatttttaatccaggtttcctcacgatgttttccttcaccgtttgtcagaaTAATTAGAAGTAcctttaactttaaaaagtgacattggtactttgcctgcgttgggatcgaatctGCACTTCTTGTATATAAATCCTTCTATTTTTCCGCAAGATCACAGCAACTGctatattataactttaaaaggtGATCATAGGCCTTGTCttcaaataatacatattataggaAACTTTGACCATATTAAGAATAACATGAGATACGAAAATAGGCGTGggaataatacaattaatacttaaataactataaaaagctAGAAATATAAGGAAATGCACTTAAAAAGGAGTTTTTAAGACGTTTAGCTGTACTGCTTAcatataatcttttttttaagtatttaattaaagttagttTTGGtgaatttttatatgaaaataaataaatgataaatgcggacaacatcacatacattgttctgaacccaaagtaagttgctaaagcacttgtgttatggaattcagatacaacgaaggtaccacaaacacccagacccgagacaatgtagaaatgtgaatttttacattgacccagccggggatcgaacccgggacctcagagctagcgacaccttgaaactggtgcgtgcgccactcgaccacggaggtcgtcaaaaaaaacatattaacaaataaacgaCTCATATATTTTCAGTTGTTTCTTGGATTTTGATGAACGTGCTTACTACTGTTATATAGAAGCCAGTAAATTTTGTTAATTGGCACAAGCTAATCTCCGGTatggctagaccgattttaGTGGGAATTTTACTAATTACTAAGTAGATAAAGATATAGACACAAAAAATACACGATTCATTAAGAAAAAATCTacatataatacaaatattgctAGAATATTTTATCACTGATGGTATTAGCTTGTAGTGCTtaaggatttatttaaaaaccgtatgttacagagcgactgtgtatctgacaacacaacacatgttactggtTAACACAGAATCAAATaatactggcctgttggtctagtggttagtggccctgactgctgtaccggaggtcgtgggttcgatacccacccaggacaaatgtttgtgtgacgcgcacgatcatttgttctgtctgggtataatttacccataataagtttgtatttagaaatatataagtatgtttatcagttgtctagtactcataatacaagctttgcttagtttgagactagatggcgttgtgtcaaTGTTGtggaacattttacatttttaataagactggtatatttaataataaagacaaGTAAGCAGAAACAGATAAAcgcctttaaaaataataatatctatatttatacttataactAACAATTGgtctcaaaaaatataaattttaaggtACCAAACCGAAGTGgcgttaattttaaatttacaaaaataattatttgaaaatttaaatatatcttgaAGCAGAGAAAACTATATTATTTCATTCCGCGataggaaaataatttatctatgatTTTTTCTCGTTGGCTGTTTCTCACTTGGGGTCAAGAGAAAATCTTTAGACCCCACTTGAAAAACGACCCCAAGCGATCAACAAATTAAATGTCCTTtacattttgcaaatatttttatttacgtatattaagaattttatatttcaaaacagaaaaaagattttttataaatatatacttttttcaattaaaacagttttcaaagacaacatttattttgatttaacgaatatatactataaatatatttgtgcatatcttttaaaaaattTACTAATTTCACAGGTACATAATCTATTCTAAGTAAAGCTATTTACGAGATTATTACACACAAACTTACAAATGTACGCATTTATATCTTATTATTAGAAAAGCTTATaaaacttcttattttttttagaaaataaagctAAATACTGGCGCATTGAAAATTACTATTACCCCTTGCTGAGTTTGTGACCCCAAACTATTAACTATGACCCCAGTTTCTGAATACCCCATTCaattttcccacgtttctatacactcacttttcttgtttgtcgatccggttggatttttgcaactcaatttgaggcacttcccgataagctagcaggctgaaattttcagggtagcttcaaacttgatgacaatgcaatttacaactataaaaacggctggactgattttgataaaattagaatTGAGTTACATAAAAAACGTGGGTTCTTCGATTTTTTAATACTGTTATAAAAGTGAGTGCTCATTTGACACAAGATACTGgatcaaatgtttgttttacgcTTGACGCAAAACATGATCCACGAAACTGTCTCCAATGTACACTCGTTCTAAATAACATAACCCTTCTTTTTGGACACAGTTGGATAAATGAGGCATCAACtacctcatcatcatcatcatcaccaacAGCCTATATtcgcccactgctggacataagcctccccACTACCGTAACTATATAGGTACAGAGACTGGGGTCAATCTGTGCAAACGGGGTCAAAATAATGACCCCAAGCgatcaaaaatagatttttgagAGGTTTTGTGGAGTATTTTgatatattcttatttaatatacaatattaCACGTCTGTGCAATTTGGCGCTTAAGAACTAGGATATTGTGTTTGTCTCTTTCTAACATACTGTGTGAGAAGAGGATGGGAGATTTTAggaacaaattattaaatacttatagatcgttttctttttcataaataattaatattgtgaattgATCAAACTATTAGGAAACGGTAGcagacttaaaaataatattttaaactagtcCATGCTATTAACTCAAATACCAGAAAAACTATAGATACAATTTTCAGAACACTTTAGTGGCAAACTACCACTAGAAAGGTACTAAAAGTGCCTAAATTGTGCTCAAATTTCGTTGTTGAActcttacatttatttacaaattaattattgttatttacacGTAAATGGCAACATTATAAGCGCTGTATTGCCAGGCTATATAAAAGTGAGAATTTcggaaaattattttcagtgcTAGTGTTTGACGTTATATCGATAAATACATGAAACatcgatatatttttatcgatatttttccACTTTAGCTATAACTTGTTATTTCTACTGATTCttagatatatattattttaaatattcttgtttcatataAAGATATATATTGTACAGTGTAATCTGGAGAGCATAAAGCCAAACTTTCAAACGGTTAGACCCAAGCAGAGATTTTTCgtctgtgtgtaatttatctttaatatatatgtatttagaaatatataagtaagtttatcagttgtctggttaccataacacaagctctgcttagcttgggatcagataaccgtgtgtgagttgtcccaggatatattatattacattattaagttTGCTTCAATCTATCTACATATTAGACTGACAAGAATTTAGGCAAACCAATAGGATTTTAAtagattaaaacaatatttacctaaGAGTCAGTAGAAAACTTTGCTTAGCATAATATAcacttaaatatacatacatataattaacaCACTTATTATCAAAGGGCACTCAAATTTGAGAGGCTGTTACATCTATCGCTTTGGTATTAGATATGCGACTTTGACAAATACGGTTCGATTCAGgagtaagacaagcatttgtgtgatccacgaatgcttgttctgagtctgggtgtctttgtgcatgtgacttgaatgtttgtgaaagccgcgacacaaggattaaattccttaatgcgggagtcctTTAAAAACAAGCAAAGCACATTGATAACGtatcttattaaattattttattaaaagaataataaaataattaccaaaatagcaaatattcaagacaaaaTGGACAGCCAAACCGATCAGATATAACGGCGTCTCATATTTGAGTGTCGTTTAACTATTAAGCTAATAATGTCTGTGTATTGCTCTGATAATATATCACAGGGTTTTAAATAAAGCCGTGTTTAACCTTACGACAAGTCGTTGCGATTAGTCGCAATGAGATTACgaatttgcatttattattaaatctatactaataaataaagctgaagagattgtttgtttgtttgaacgcgctaatctcaggaactactggttcaaattgaaaaaatatttttgtgttgaattgaccattcatcgaggaaggctatataccatcacgctgcgactaataggagcgaagatacaatggaagagaaaatgaggaaaaaaacagggcaggtataagaagtcgcgggcaaaagctagttatttcatttaatgaGTATAATTTCGGTTGTCAAGCGAAACACGgctttattttctacaaaataaagtttcttttaaaagtattatattcCTTGAAAAATAATCTGCATTTCGGAATGGTCGTTTTTGATATGGAATGTACAAAaactattgtatttaaatttatgactgtCAATAGATTAAGAATAATtagaaaatactgaaatataaaaaaaaagacaaagtaTGTCAAAGGGTTGCCAAGTTCTAACTATTATAAGCTAAGTGTATTTGGATGTGTGGGCAAATCTTggataaaaaatcataaaagccCAGTATTGGGcagtatttcatttttctatGGAGGATAGAAAAATAGATATGTTCA contains:
- the LOC113500138 gene encoding aldo-keto reductase AKR2E4-like isoform X2; protein product: MGLSGAVLLVLCQQAMSSFVDVPKIKMLDGREMPGIGLGTYLGFDQSGVIKSKDKQLRDVVLKAIDIGYRHFDTASIYDTEAEIGEAIRTKISEGVVKREDVFITTKLWNTQHKREEVTTAIKEVLNKTGLDYVDLFLIHWPIGLNADYSYSDVDYMETWRGMEDVQRLGLAKSIGLSNFNREQLQRVLNEGSVKPVALQIEVHPQIIQKDLISFAKSEGIVVLGYSPFGSLVMRYGIRFPGPRMDDPVLVTIAQKYGKTPAQVVLRWVVDRNVVPLPKTVNPKRLVENINIFDFKLTPEEIEKINQFNSNTRYTLPSFWQTHPYYPFEKVPNPISDPFRG
- the LOC113500138 gene encoding aldo-keto reductase AKR2E4-like isoform X1, whose amino-acid sequence is MFKKFYKNGVRQIFSRILVLCMSSFVDVPKIKMLDGREMPGIGLGTYLGFDQSGVIKSKDKQLRDVVLKAIDIGYRHFDTASIYDTEAEIGEAIRTKISEGVVKREDVFITTKLWNTQHKREEVTTAIKEVLNKTGLDYVDLFLIHWPIGLNADYSYSDVDYMETWRGMEDVQRLGLAKSIGLSNFNREQLQRVLNEGSVKPVALQIEVHPQIIQKDLISFAKSEGIVVLGYSPFGSLVMRYGIRFPGPRMDDPVLVTIAQKYGKTPAQVVLRWVVDRNVVPLPKTVNPKRLVENINIFDFKLTPEEIEKINQFNSNTRYTLPSFWQTHPYYPFEKVPNPISDPFRG
- the LOC113500138 gene encoding aldo-keto reductase AKR2E4-like isoform X3 — encoded protein: MSSFVDVPKIKMLDGREMPGIGLGTYLGFDQSGVIKSKDKQLRDVVLKAIDIGYRHFDTASIYDTEAEIGEAIRTKISEGVVKREDVFITTKLWNTQHKREEVTTAIKEVLNKTGLDYVDLFLIHWPIGLNADYSYSDVDYMETWRGMEDVQRLGLAKSIGLSNFNREQLQRVLNEGSVKPVALQIEVHPQIIQKDLISFAKSEGIVVLGYSPFGSLVMRYGIRFPGPRMDDPVLVTIAQKYGKTPAQVVLRWVVDRNVVPLPKTVNPKRLVENINIFDFKLTPEEIEKINQFNSNTRYTLPSFWQTHPYYPFEKVPNPISDPFRG